In Mytilus edulis chromosome 3, xbMytEdul2.2, whole genome shotgun sequence, the genomic window ttatgagtttatatgtccctttgatatatttggCCTCTCTTTTAGAAGCTATAGAGTGTACAAGACTCTAGTAGCTCTAGAGCGTAAACAATTATATTAGTTCTAAAGCAAACAAGACACTACTATTAGTTTTAACGCGtacatgaaaatatgttaaattatcatattatacaatttataaagtgttggTCTAAAACGGCACGAGAAAATGTATACCAAAAACAACCAACATACTATTATATAACGTCAACAACGTGGGTGTGTGTAATAACCCTCTAAACACAATGCATTTAAAGGAACATTTTACCGAATCTCGCTGTGTACTTGAAGACATGAGGAAGTCGAAAGAATCAATTTACTTGTACCTGACAGATATAATTTAATTCATTAGAGAGCGTACAAATACTCAGTCAGAATTAACGGTATTGTGTGTCAGTCTAAGTAGGAAAATCCGCCTTCGTCTCATGAATAATTTGTCAGTTTAACTTTTTAATGTTACATTATCCTCTCACAGTCCCTTATTCGTGACCCTTAGATCAAAGATTTTCCCTGTTAGTTCTCATTCATAGTATATTAATGCGAATGGTGAAACTGACACCCACATAAAagtttcaaaacacaaatataagaaataaatatttctgATAGTTAATATGATAAAAACGATTGTTGCCGTTAATCAAAACACCCCCTCCCCCGAAAGCAAAGCTTGAAGTTAGCTTATAATACTGAGAATAACTGCATATAacattaagaagatgtggtatgataccAATTTCCACAAGTTACCAAAAAAGGACTGGAAGTTTGCAACTAAAGGGAAATTGCTGTTATTACGAAGAAATTAACCGTACCATCATATCAAGCTATTTAATGTACACGAACGGTTagcttttttattttgtaaaaacgcAATTCAATCACCAACATATTAACACATTTTCGAACATACCTTACCTCAACAAAAGGTAAAGAGGtttcaaaataactttaaataacTTGTCGTTCGGAAGAGCACAAACCAATGACATGTTTACCTCAGAAAGAGATTTGTCCTGATGATGCCATTAACCAACCAATCTCCTGGGAACCGATTCAACTGAGAAATATAAGGTAggtattacagctaatttccttaTGCTTGTAGAGAAAAACTCTGGTAGActtgcttgctctgtttgtataAACGTTAATTCAAGCTTTGTAGTAACATTGACAACTTCAAACAATATATGTAAGCATACTTTAACCTGTATACATATATGTAAGTTTGATTGAACGTTATACAATTGTACAATattcaaacaaagcaagcaagctaaccaaagtcttgctttacatgcattaggaaattagctgtaaagtaTATTAAAATTTGATAGTCTTGACATGTGAGCGATTCATAACTTGAATGTCTTGACATGctagcacttcatataatgtcgACATCAAGTCAAATAGTGAGGGGTTCTTTTCGGTAACACGGGACATAAGCAAGGACACTAGAATCGTTTATGGTGTGTCCAATCTTTTTAGGGCagctttttttttgtgtgttatcAATAAGACCTACAACGCTACAATCAATTTCAAGCAGGTTTATATATACTCGCactcgcaaagtggaaagggattaatataaattgcaaaacttgtttcccaatccactacaaataaaaatgtttaaactaaacaggAGTTTATGAGCATACATGCTGAATTGTGTACATAGTCAATATATTGTCCAAAAGTTTTGACGGTTGCTATTTGTacatatttaatgtgttttaataCATAAGCCATCTTGATgtgttttaaatttgtcttttcttcttctatcttttattatttataaaatagagaACGGAAATGTGGaatttgtcaaaaagacaacaaaccAACCAATGATCAGATAACAGCTCatgtccaccaatgggtcttcaaaacagcGAGAGAACCGCCTCCGGGGGCGGTCTTCAGATGGCCCCTACACAAAGATGTTTACTAGTTCAGAgaaaatagacgtcatactaaaccccgacacatagaaatgaactataatttaaaacaaacaaacttaCACGACTAACAAAGGCATGATAATTGGGATATGCGCATAGTTTGCATACTATGTTAGTAGTGACGGAATATGAATACACATTATCTATCAAAATTCAGACTTTTCGTCCTTTGACTGTGCTTTGTGTGTGTTTGTtaattgtttgggtttttttaaggggggaggtgtaATCCGACTGTACGTTGGAATGGTTGGGTTTGGATGGTGTAAATGCTGTATGTGTTGTATATCACTAATAAATTAGATGCAAAGAAAACttcatgaaaacaaaataaactttATTAGTATTCGAACAAAAGATACAGAGTTATCTAGCAAACAGCAAGTACAAGCTTCATGTCTTATTTTATCCAATATtggtaaataataatttttatataaccttcacttatataaataatataaccaGCAACTAAGACATAGTATTTCAGTAACATTTAATTGCTAATGCATGATGTGGATGATCATCAGAAGCGGAATAGCTCATATTACCTTTTGAGTGTTTATAATTTTCCTTccgaaattgataaaaaaaaaatcttttcagtTATATATTGAGTCACAGAGATAGAATTTCAATTAAGGTAACACAAGTCAATTCCATATGAAGAATGTGTTTTATGTCATAATTTtctgtaaattattttaatcaattaAAGTTACATAactgtttttttacaattattgttCTGATGCCAAACTGGTTCTATAAAGGAGATggggaaaaaaaagaaagacaaagatCGGCTtatgatatattgaaaatatagTAAAACTGTAGTCATGGTTATGAAAGAGAAGAACTGATATTGATAGCGATTACACATCCATTTTTACTATTAACCTTCGTCACTGCTCTTGATTTTAACAGCATATGCATATAGTTTTTGAAATTCGTTCGAACGCATCTAGTAATTAAATTGTATTGGTGATTATAACTCTGACCTCAATATTTCGTTGAGCTATCAGTATTCGATTTGAAGTATCTTAAAATGGCATCCTTGGTCAATTTCCAAATTGACATCAGAAATTAAAATAGTACATATATTGTAAGCAGAAAAGTATTAACTCGGTGTTGTAAGTAGTCAcatgtttattttagttttaatgaaaATGACATCTATCTGCTGGAGTTGTTCTAATGATGTTGATTTTATACGAATGAGCAAGTACTATTTTACGATAAACTAACATGTGATCGTGAACAAAACTAAAACAATAAGGGCGAAAAATCCGCAAAACTTCTAAAATATTAGATAAATCCTCATTAAAATCGAGAagaaaactttttgaaatatttctctTAACATTTATGTATGATAGCAAATTTTATTGGTTGGCAAACGTAACATTTTCGTTGCCATAAATTAATTACGAACCTACGCGTTTAAATAATAATCTTGATTTGCATTCTTAACAGCTTAGAATTATGTCCCCCTGGAATATTTCAACTGGAATTCGATACACTTATTCAATTCCATTTCTTGTTGAAAACTCTAGAGGATTTCCAAATTGATATTTGACGGCAATCTGTCCATAGCACTCGTGTAAACGTCACCAATAATAAAAGTTATCTGTAAGTTAACAGCACAAACAAATTGTGGAAGAAAACGACACTTTACGTAATGAATTACGATCTTCATTAATCATCTACTCTGTTTTCCTACTACTTAGATACTTATTTTTGTATATACCTATGTATGTCCTTATCCAGTTCACTCCAAAGGCAGTTACTCTTGAGAATATAAAAAACCGAAAAAATTACCACATCTACAAaaggtttaaaattttattacttATCCTATTTGAGATTGTCAAAGCATATGTCATAATGTTTTAACAATGATGTGCCAAATATTAGCCTGTCAAAGCAAGACTGGTTATCGcttataaataatgaaaaagttAACACTTTCAATTTTATGGTCTGCTCTTGAAGTGAAAAAAGGCATAACAATTTCAATatcttgatttgttttaaaattactaaCAAAATCAGTTCATTTTAGTAAAGTTTATAAACAAAAGGAACTTCAACAGAATAAGTCTTAAAACAACTTTTTAGGAAAAAAATACATACTTGAGTGAATTCGATCTTTTGGTTTAGATCCTTTAATACTTTTACATTTCAACAAATTCAGTTTATACTAACTCCTTAAATTAACTTGGAATGCGACGATTATTCCCTTAaccatttattctttttttctaacCCTTTATCAcactattttgtttttaacaaaataaatatattttagatgcattttaaactttattgttacaaaatatttttttctgaagatcattttgaataatatatggcatttattgtgacgtcatcattACGTCACACTTGAAGACCACCTTCAATCAGCCTATTCAACATGAATTGTACATCGAACCACTCTTCCTGAGGCATTCCCATTTTCAACAATGGTCTCTCATCGCCAGTCAGTACTGCCATAAAAGCTTCATGAAGATTTTCTTCTGATTGTGGGTCCATTCCAACCATAAGTTTCACCTCTTCCAAATCCGACGACActatggagaaaaaaaatgtttaaaaaagtgAGACCCTATACAtgcttttttttctataattaacatattaaaataatgtcatttattacaaaaatgtaataaaatgtttttttctctgaTATTGAAAGTCTTATCAATcttgaaaaatgttttatctaaTTAACTATGTATTAATTTGGCAAATTGTTCTCTTATACGTCACGTACTAAGTCAACAATTGCTATAATATAGAAAGCACAATTTTgagattatatttattttgtctagCTAATTCAAATCTATCTGACTGTGTAAATAAAAGGAATATGAAACGAAAACACAACTTATGAGATTAGTTATATTCTGGTCATGTATCCGTCAGATAAATAACTATTTTATGAAAACTTTGGCAAAATACGGAAAGAAATCTATAACTCGTTTCAATTTCCATTTTTTATTAATATCACATTTCTGATGATAAACAATTCTGATTGAAttatataagataaaaaataGTTTGTCGTAGACTTAACATAAAAACACATGGTTTATACTTCattataatatcaaattaaaaaaatatttggcgAATACGATATGACATTGTTTTGCTGTTCTGAATTAGCGATCACCAAATTGAATACTGGatgatatgaaattaaaaaattgtcatgcAAAATAGTCTTTTGAAAAATATCCATCTGTAAGATTTTTTAATTAAGGAAAATCCTTATATTTGAGTTTTAATATGTATTAATATCCTAATCCGACTGCGCAATGTCCCATTAATCGCTAAGTGTATATAAGTTATATGCCTGTGTTGCGATAAGTAAACTTTAGACAAATTTCCATGCTCTGCTTAGGGATTTTAAGTTTCCACGTTCCAAGAAGTCTTCACAACTGGTTGGCCATGTGTGTACTTGGTGAATTTTATGTACAAACCATCATCCCAGGGTCATCCTAAGTAATATGGGCTAATGCAATATTTCACATAAAAAGAAGACATATTTTTAAGAATTTCTCCCACAATACTTACCAACCAGACTATGAGCTACTAACTCTGGTGATGCGCCATTAAATAATGCGGGGATTATCCAATGTTCATTTTTGATTAGAAAATCCTCCAGATCTCCTATTGAAGGTCTTTTTTCtataattcaaataataaattattGCGATATTATCCAAATAGACCGAATAGAGCAATTTTCTAAAAACATCTTGCTTTAAACATAATACTGTCTTGTCTTAGTTAGTTATAAACtgatttgttaatttgttaatcataatatttgtatttttaaggtTATGGTTCTGTCACAAACCTGTCTTTTCATCACGCATCCTTTCTATAGCGAAATCACAGCATTTTTTTAGACTCAAGTTCCGAGAGGTCTAAGTAACGAATCGACAGTAATATCTTCGTCTACCAAGTTTCATGACTACTTAGTCAGGCTTTCTGAACCATGTGTcgtttgtgtttgtttgtatgtctGTGTTTGTTATCTTTTTAGGTATTAGTACATAATATTAGTCATCACCATCATGTTAAGATGTAAGAATAAATGTGTTAACTATAGCAGGTACCGTAAACTTGCCACTATAATCAGAACTGGTAACTTTATTTGGTTTATGTACTCTGCTTGGAGAAACATCACAACTGCTTAGCATCCAAAAGCATCGGAATTCACCCTCGTTTACGGCTCGTAACATTCTTATTGATATCTGCTTTTAAGTGTAATGTTTTCGGCACAATTTGTGTGTGTTTTGACCCCATGCAGTAATTGTGTTTCATTTCCTCTTCGGCTTATGATGTTTGCTTTTATTAGCTCTTAGTATAGTTTTTGCCTTGATTGGCCCTTAGTATAATAACAGGGACACATTCCGCAAGAAGACATTTTATCCTCCCGTAATAATTATTTTGGCTCCGTATCGGCAAGATTTGGCATACAACTATTCGCAACAGGAAACGTACTGCTCTAAACTGCTTTAGCATCGTATGACGGCATTTGTATACATAGCTGGAGATCCTTTCCCTGTCGACACATTTTTGATAACTCCCTGTATAAGAACCACAAATTTAAACTGTTCTTTACTCACATGGAAGGATGCGAAATCCGGTTACTATGCCATCATTATAAAGTCATACTATAGCTATAGCCAATTATCAAACCAAAGACCTTCAACACTCAAAATGAGCACTTTTCGATAATAGTTTGAATAGCGCCCCCTGGTGAAAAAACAAGTGAGAACAGATTGTAATAGTTTTATAAACTTACTAGCATTACATAAAGCTGGACTTTCATCGAACCCATCAGGACATTGTGGAATAGAATCACACACTTGTTCTAAAGCTATACATGTTGGTGACGATCGACAAAGAAATGGTTTATCTTCTTCGCAAGGGTTACCTGaaaagtcaaaatattggtaaaatatgttgataaaataaagaaaagaagacAAGTTGACAGGTAAAACATGGGTTCTCAATGAATAGTGTATCTTCATACGAAAGCTGAATCCGAGTCATCAAATAACATTAGTACATATAAGATAAATGAAACGATACCATGAGGtaaaatgttgtgttttgttgcaATAAAGACCATAGAAAATGTAGAAGTTTGTATCATTTGTAAGATTAAGTGGACAAAACTTTCTAACCAAATGAACATTAGGTGACAATACTAAGCTGCATGTCACAATAAgacgattttatatatatatagcagtcATATAATTTTAGTTACATGCAAGTGTATGATCGGCAGCAATTGATTTACTTTCCTCTCCAGAATTATCATcccttttttaaatctttttcatcacaggtggtttaaaaaaaaaaccacagaatATCGTGATTAAAAGTATATGGCATTAAAATGAAAcgatatatttgaaaaaaatgcaccAAGTTATCCTTTGAATATTGTGTGTGTCATAAGTGGTGACCCTTTTTTGAACTGTATCCCTTTATCTTAACATGTTTATTCATAGAAAACATAGCTGATACGTTATAATGCCTGATCTTAATAGTTTCTCTTTTAAAAAGAAACCAATGAagttaattgaaagattattatcAGAATTTTAAATGTTCATCCTACTTTTTAAGACATAAGAATGAGTTCGtttggtaaaataaaatgaaaatctgGCTTCTCTTCAATTCACTAATCTATGTCACAGATTTAAAAGATTTTGTTGCACTGTTATTCCTGATGATGAATGGGgattaatttctgaaatgaaatGGCGCATGGGATTTCATTCTGTCCCTTGTTTGACAGATTAGAAGGTTTTATAAACTAGTCTATTAATTTTCAGAGAAAAACCATCAAGTTTTACAGTTGTTGATGTGTCATGGAATGTATCGAGGAAACAATTTGACAAGATTATTAGTTTTACAACATTAAACATTACTACAAAGAGGATAAGAAGAACcaataatgaagaaaaacaacAAGCAACTGGAGCTCTCTTAATTGTTACTTTGTAATATTGTTGAAGTGATAAAATCGATTTAGCTGTAATTAGTTCTTGCAATTTTCATTGAACAGGGAGTGAGAGagggagagagagagaaagaTCAGTAAGAAAATAAATGTCTAAGACCTCCTGTTAACAAATCAGGAATTTAGGACCAAGGAAGATATAGATATCTACCTCTCAGTCAAATAAGCATGATTTCCCTTCATATGTAACATATTGGTGTTATGCCATTCATATTTTTATGGGTCAAATGAATAAGTATATCAAAATTTATATCAATTTCTGCCAATATAAAATTCATCTTTCAAAACAGTGCTATGAATTTTGTTAATGAACATGTTTTAACAAATTAAGGACCAAACAAACGCAACTTATACTGTGCTTTGTATGTTTTAAGATACCAAATACAGAACAGGATGATATATACTGAAGATGTATCTAACCAATGACATGTTATAATATTGATAAACACGATGTTTAATCTTGGTAAAGAAGGATCTTTGCTCCTAATGATGTTTATCATCCATAAAAATCATTAATTGTTGTCAAAGAGCATATCACTACTTTCGTAAAACATCAGCAATGAGTAAGTTAAACTAATATGGATAACCTTTCATATATTCCCGTCTGTCTTGAGTCATAGTCGATTCATGAGCTGGGAATgtgaaagataacaaaaatactttttgaccGAACAACAATTTATCAAGGTTTGTTAAACAATATGATATGATTTTTGTGCAAGTTATTCTGTCAAAAATATAAACTACTGGAGAAACCAGAAAAGACAGCAAGAACCGTTTATGACCATTAATCTTAAGTAAGGACAGGCAAAACATTCAGAGGTTggttaaaacaatatatattttaaggCAAAGTTTGATGTTATCGGCAAGAGTTTCATTTTTTAAGCAAAGTTTGATGTTAACTGCACGAGTGTATTTTCTCGAGACAAAGCTTGTTATAATCCTGTAAGTATAACTATAATCTCTATACTATAACAAGAGATTCGGGAGTTTTTTTCGACAAAAGTTTACTGTGTTCGTTCTGATACTAGTCCATAATTCGTTTACATAAATCCAGTTTGCTTTCCTGTTAACTGCCTCCTCGTGAACTGGCAAGTTTAAAAACCGACTCAGCGTGTTGGTCTATCACAAAGCAGAGTTCATATGAATATGCATGTTATAAtcgtcactggacgttaaaaccAGTGGAACCCTTTTCTTCTTTGAAATCGATATAGATCTTACCCTCTAAGTTAAGACACTTGTTTATCATTGGTGATTATATATAGTTTGACTTGTAGATATATGATGGGTTGTTTTTGTGATGTTTGGTTGCGTTCTGATTTCTTTCTCTTCTGGCTGTTATGTCTTTTCTGCATGAAAACATACATCGTGCGTCACACTAAACGGGATGTAATATGAATAATTTATACGGAAAACGCAATTCAGTATTTGGTTAGCCAATGCAATTATATTACGAAATTGCGACATTTCTATTGGCTATTCATTAGACCAATGAACGTATCGATATTATTCAAGACAAATGAGAGAAATAGATTAAACAACTCGTGAGAATTTGGTATCTCTTGATACCAACTCTTCAGACATCAAGTTCTCACTTGTCACGAATCCTATAATTATGCAAAGTTCTCCTTCATAAATAACTGTTCCCTGTACCTTGCTGTCGAGTTAGAGAGCGCTTGTTGCATAAATATACAATAAAGAACAGTTAAACTGTAAATATTGTCTCATTTCAGACTTGTTATTCATCTTGGACGATATAAATTGTGAAAAAGAGGGaagaatatttttcaaatttcaaaatgtatgattaatctaaaacaaaatttTCTTGTAAGCAGGACTTATCATCTGGACACCGACATCGTGTCACCGTATTTGTTAAGTGAAAAGTTATCATTTCATTTCGAGGAGTGGTGCTGAAAATAGCAAAGAAAGTAACTA contains:
- the LOC139516931 gene encoding neuropeptide prohormone-4-like isoform X2, which produces MMRLLGRQEIIVYLLGLLCACVYGMKIDFSRLRQIRRPYIEKRNNQCSGNPCEEDKPFLCRSSPTCIALEQVCDSIPQCPDGFDESPALCNAKKRPSIGDLEDFLIKNEHWIIPALFNGASPELVAHSLVVSSDLEEVKLMVGMDPQSEENLHEAFMAVLTGDERPLLKMGMPQEEWFDVQFMLNRLIEGGLQV
- the LOC139516931 gene encoding neuropeptide prohormone-4-like isoform X1, encoding MRLLGRQEIIVYLLGLLCACVYGMKIDFSRLRQIRRPYIEKRNNQCSGNPCEEDKPFLCRSSPTCIALEQVCDSIPQCPDGFDESPALCNAKKRPSIGDLEDFLIKNEHWIIPALFNGASPELVAHSLVVSSDLEEVKLMVGMDPQSEENLHEAFMAVLTGDERPLLKMGMPQEEWFDVQFMLNRLIEGGLQV